The genomic stretch GTGCGCGAGGCGGCGACCGCGGCGGAAGCGGCGCTGAAGGCGGCACGCGACGCGGAGAGCGAGGCGCGCGACCATGCCCGGGCATTCGACGCGGAGTGCGACCGCCTTGCGGCGGACATCCGGGCGCTGGCGGAACTGGTCGAGCCGGCGGAAGGCGACTTTTTTGCGCCGCTGATCGAAGCGATCACGGTGGAACCGGGCTACGAATCGGCGCTTGGCATTGCGCTGGGCGAGGATATCGAGGCGCCGGTGGAAACCGCGGCGCCGGTGCACTGGGCGGTCCTGCCGCCAATGGATATCTTGCAGGATCTTCCGACGGGCGTTGAACGGCTGTCGCGCTTCGCCCGCGCGCCGGAAGTCCTGCATCGCCGCCTTTCGCAGATCGGTGTCGTCACTGACGATGCCCAGGGGAATGCCCTGCATGCGGCGTTACGGCCGGGGCAGCGCCTGGTTTCGAAGGATGGCGCCTTATGGCGCTGGGATGGATTCCGGATTGCCGCCGGTGCGCCGACCCCGGCTGCAACGCGGCTTGGTCAGCGGAACCGGCTGGTCGCGCTGCGCGAAAAGCACGCGGGCATGGCGCCGGAACAGGCTGTGCGCCGGAAGGCGCTGGAAACGGCGCAGGCCGCGCGGGCCGTTGCCGAAACGACCGAACAGGAAACCCGCCGGGCGCAGAATTCCGCCTATGCCGCGCTGAACGAGGCGCGCCAGCAATTCGGCACCATGTCCAGCGCCGCCGCCGCCGCCCGGTCGCGGCTGACGGCGCTGGCCGATGCCGCGAATCAGACCAGCGTCGACCTGGAAGAGGCCGAGCTGCAATGGAAGGCGATCCGGCAGGCGGTGGACGGTCTCGAGGATCTCGCCGCGAAACGGGCCAGGGCCGAGGTGCTGCGCGCGGAGCTGGCTGAATTGCGGGCGGAGCAGTCCGAAAAGCGCAGCGCCTATGACCGGCTGAAACGGGAATCGCAGGACCGTATCGCCCGCCGGCGCGTCGTCGCCGGGGAAATCGAGGTCTGGCGCAGCCGGCTGGAGGGAACCGCGGCGCGTCTCGCGGATCTGGAGGAACGCCGCAGCGCTGCGGAAGCGATACGCGACGACCTGGCCAGGCGCCCGGCGGTGATCGCCGAACAGCGCGATGCGCTGCTGGGCAGCATTTCCGAATCGGAAGCGCGTCGCAGCGCCGCCGCCGACCGGCTGGCGGCAGGCGAGACCGCCCAGACCGAGGCTGACCGCGCGTTGCGCGCGGCGGAATCCAGCCTGGCGGAATGCCGCGAGCAGCGGGTGCGCAACGAGGCGCAGGTCGAACAGGCGGTCAGCGACCAGTCGGTGGTCCGGGAACGGATTGCCGAACGGCTGGGCTGCGCGCCGGGGGCTATCCTGCGCGAAGCCAATATCGACGCCGAATCGGTGCTGCCGGACCCCGAAGAGGTTGAGACGAAACTGGACCGTTATATGCGCGAACGCGACAATATGGGTCCTGTAAACCTGCGCGCCGAACTCGAAGCCGAGGAACTGGAAGTGCAGATCGCCTCCATGCGCAGCGAACGCGACGATCTGCTGGCCGCGATCGGGCGGCTGCGGCAGGGAATTTCGCAACTGAACCGCGAAGGGCGCGAGCGCCTGCTGACGGCCTTTGAGACGGTCAACGGCCATTTCCAGGAGCTGTTCGTCAAACTGTTCGGCGGCGGCAAGGCGTATCTGGAACTGACCGAAGCGGAGGATCCGCTGCAGTCGGGCCTCGAAATCATGGCGAGCCCGCCCGGCAAGAAACTGCAGGTGATGTCGCTTCTGTCAGGCGGGGAGCAGGCATTGACCGCGATTGCGCTTCTGTTTGCGGTGTTCCTGACCAACCCGGCGCCGATCTGCGTGCTGGATGAGGTCGATGCGCCGCTCGACGATGCGAATGTCGACCGGTTCTGCCTGTTGCTTGATGAAATCGCCTCGCACAGCGACACGCGGTTCCTGGTGATCACGCATCATCGGATCACCATGGCCCGGATGGATCGGCTGTTCGGCGTCACAATGGGTGAACGGGGGGTCAGCCAACTTGTCTCCGTGGATTTGCAGGGTGCGCAGGCGCTTCGTGCAATCGCCTGACCGCGTGTTTGAAAGGCGCGGTTTTCTGCGGCTTTTGGACGCATGTATCCAGTCCATTGCGCCTTGACTTCGACTTTTTCCGCCAGTATGGTGCGCGCGTTTTCAGCATGGCCTATGGCATTCGGGACAGGGACTGACCTATGACCGAGGATCCAAAACGGGCATCGCTGGGGGATCTGAAAGCGCGTTTGAGCGTCGCAAGAAACCAACACGACAAGGGTGACAGGGGAGAATCGGGCAAGGGCGGGAAGAAAAACGACCAGAACGGCCTTGGATTCGCGCTGCGAATCGGTACCGATCTGGTGGCGGCGCTGGTCGTCGGTGTTGGCATCGGTGTACTTCTTGATTACTGGCTTGAGACAAAACCCTGGTTTCTTATCGTGTTCTTCCTGCTTGGCGCGGCGGCGGGTTTTTTGAACATTTTCCGTCTGGTCAGCGGATACGGCCTTGCTGCCGGTTACAAGAAGACCAACGATGACGACGGTGTTGAAGCCCCTAAGGGTTCGAAGGACGGAACATGATCGGAACGAAAAACGGCGGGGTTGAATAGTGGCGAGTCCGTTAGAGCAGTTCGAAATCAACCCGATCATTCCCCTGTACGCCTTCGGCGTGGATGTATCGTTCACCAATTCGTCGCTTTACATGGTCGCCACCGTTGTCCTGTGCGCCGGTTTCCTGCTGCTGGGCACGCGGCGCAGCGCCGTGGTTCCGGGGCGGTTGCAGGCCGCTGTCGAAATTTCATACGAATTCATCGCCAATCTGTTGCGCGATACGGTCGGCAGCCAGGGGCGCAGTTATTTCCCCTTCGTCTTCACGCTCTTCATATTCGTGCTGATTGGCAACCTGCTGGGCATGACGCCATACAGCTTCACGTTCACCAGCCATATCATCGTGACCTTTGCGATGGCGGCGGTGGTTTTCATCGGCGTTACGATCCTGGGTTTCGTGAAGCACGGAATGCATTTCTTCAGCTTCTTTGTGCCGCCAGGCACGCCGCTGCCGCTGTATCCGCTCCTGATCCCGATTGAGGTGATTTCCTATCTTTCGCGGCCGATCAGCCTGTCGGTTCGTCTGTTCGCCAACATGCTGGCCGGGCATACACTGCTGAAGGTCATTGCCGGATTCATCGGGCTGCTGGGAGTCGCCGGGGTGGTGCCGCTCGTCTTCGTGGTGGCGCTGACCGGCCTGGAAATCCTGATTGCCTTCCTGCAGGCCTATGTCTTTGCGATCCTCACCTGCCTGTATATCAATGACGCGCTGCATCTGCACTGACCGGCGCGCCTTCCCGTAAATCGAATTCAACACGACTTTGCAAAAAGGAAACTGACCATGGACATTGAAGCTGCGAAACTTATTGGCGCCGGCCTCGCCGTTATCGGCATGATCGGTTCCGGTATCGGTATCGGCAATGTGTTCTCCTCCTTCATTCTCGCGGTTGGCCGCAATCCGGCCGCGCGCGGTGAAGTGTTCACGATGACGATGCTGGGCTTCGCCCTCGTCGAAGCTATCGCGCTGTTCGCGCTCGTTATCGCGCTGCTTATCCTGTTCGGTTAAGTCAGTCCGTCCCGTAGCGTTTCAACTGATCCAGCGGAGCATCCATGCCGCAACTTGATCCGTCAGTCTTTGCCACCCAGTTGTTCTGGCTGGTGCTGACCTTCATCCCGCTCTACCTCATCCTCTGGAAGGTGGCGTTGCCGCGTATTACCGATATACGCGCCGCGCGGCGTGAGCGGATAGAGGACGATCTGGAACGGGCCGAAACACTGCGGGCGGAAGCCGAAGCTGCGCTGGCGGAATACGAGGCGTCCATCGCGTCGGCGACGGCGCGGGCGCAGACGGCCATTCGCGATGCGGCGCATGAAATGGCCGAAGAAGCGACCCGGCAGCGCGAGGCGCTCGCCGAGCGGCTGGCGGACGAAACCGCCGATGCGGAACAGCGGATCGCCGACGAGACCCGGCGTGTCGTTGCGGATATCGGTACGATGGCGGCTGATCTGGCGCTGATGGCGGCGGGCCGCCTGACCAGCGAACCGATCAGTCAGGAAGAAGCGAAAGCCGCGGTTGAAGCGGTGATGCGGGGCGGCCGCTGATGGAACTTTTGAACGATCCCACTTTCTGGGTTGCCGTTGCCTTTCTGATATTTGTCGCGCTGGTGTTCAAGCCCGGCAAGAATGCGATTGGCGGCGCGCTGGACGACAAGATCGCCCAGATCCGCAATGAGGTGGAAGAAGCGCAGCGCCTGCGCGAGGAAGCCCAGGCGACGCTGGCGGCCTATCAGCGGCAGCAGCGGGATGCGGCGCAGGAGGCGGAAGCGCTGATGGCCCGCGCCCAGGCTGAAATAGAGTCCCATCGCCAACAGGCCACCGCACAGCTGAAGGCCGTACTGGAACGCCAGGAAGCGCTGGCGCGCGACAAGATTGCCCAGGCGGAAGCGGCCGCGGTGCTGGCGGTACAGCGCCGCGCGGTGGAAGTCGCGGTGTCCGCCACCGCGAATCTGCTGGAAGGCAAGCTGTCGGGCAGCGCCGGCGACGCCCTGATCGACGATTCGATCCGCGCCCTGCCGGACCGTCTGCATTAAGACGCAATGACAGGATTGCGTTGTGACGAAGCCGTCCCGGGGGCGGCTTTTTTTGTGCGCCTTTCCGCAAAGCGGGCCTGGAACGCGCCATGTACCCAACAGGCTGTCCGCCAGCGATACTGACATGTCCCGGATTGGCAAGGATGACTTTTTTGTCTGATGCGGATCGGCGATAAAGCAAATCGTGATTAATCGGAATCACCCGGGTGATTCCGATGAACCACGTGAATTTGCTTTTAATCCAAAAAAATAGAGCAGATTCACGCCTTAGTCTCTGACCAGGAAAGGAAGCTTCGGATATGCGGCAATATAAAATCGCTTCAATACCCGGCGACGGGATCGGGCCGGAAGTCATCGGCGCCGGGTTGGAAGTGCTGAACGTGCTGCAGGAGCGTGCTGGCGATTTCCGCATCGACGTTACGCATTTCGACTGGGGCGCCGACCGCTATCGCCGGACGGGCGCCATGATGCCGGAAGACGGCCTGGACCGGATCCGAAATTTCGATGCGATCTATTTCGGTTCGGCCGGCGATCCGGACGTTCCCGACCACATCACGCTGTGGGGCCTGCGGCTGGCGATATGCCAGGGCTTCGATCAATACGCCAATGTGCGACCGGCGCGGGTGCTGCCGGGCGTGACCTGCCCGCTGTCCGGATACGGTCCCGGCGATTTCGACTGGGTCATCGTGCGTGAAAACTCCGAAGGCGAATATGCCGGGGTCGGCGGGCGGGCGCATCGCGGCCATGCGGCGGAAGTCGGCATGGATGTTGCCGTGTTTACCCGCACAGGCGTGGCGCGGATCATGCGCTTCGCCTTCGAACTGGCGCGGACGCGACCGCGCAAATTGCTGACCGTGGTGACGAAATCCAACGCGCAGCGCCATGGCATGGTGATGTGGGACGATATATTCGCGGAAGTGAAGACCGAATACCCCGACGTGACCACCGACAAGATGCTGGTCGACGCCATGACGACGCGCATGGTCCTGAATCCGAAGAGTATCGACGTCGTGGTGGCGAGTAATTTACATGCCGATGTGCTCAGCGACCTGGCGGCGGCGTTGTCGGGCAGTCTTGGCATCGCGCCGACCGCGAACCTGAACCCGGAACGGAAATTCCCTTCGATGTTCGAACCGATTCACGGTTCCGCATTCGATATCATGGGAAAGGGCGTTGCCGACCCCATTGGCAGCTTCTGGTCCGCGGTAATGCTGCTGGAGCACATTGGGGAGCCCGCGGCGGCGAAGCGCCTCATGCGGGCCATAGAGCGCGTTACGGCGGCCGGAGAGGTCATGCCGGCGGATCTCGGGGGCACGGCAACGACAGCCGATGTCACGGCGGCCGTATGCGATGCGATTCGGATCGAAAACCAGTAGACGACGCGGAGCCGGACGGCGGGAAGCCTACCGCAGCGCCTTTGTAACCGGAATATCGCCCTGGGCGACATTGGCGAGTTGCGGCAGCAGGTTCAGGCGGGACTGGGTCATGAAGCGGTTAAAGAATGTGTTGCTGTCATCGCACCGGAATCGCCACAGGACCCTGCTGTTCTGTCCTGATCCGTCGTTTGACGGCAGTTCCACGGCGACAAAGACCGGTTCCTGGCGAGACCGCATGACCATCGCGGCGGAAATGAACAGGATGAGGGGCGAGAAATAAACGAGCAACAGGAACCCTGCGGCGCGATTCGCGAAGGTTTCCGGTTTCAGGAAGGCGTTTGAATGTATGTCGTTGCTGGCCATCGCGGTTCCCCTGCATACGAATTCGGCACTCTTTGCGGTGCCGGCTCAATTGCGGGGGTGAATAAACAATTTTTTAACACGCAAATACGTCACCCAAATGGGTTGGCGACTGAATTTTTCATGGCCCGATGCGAAATTATCGCACATCGGGTTTCAAGGGAACCGCAACAGGCGATTCCAGCCAAGCACGATCCGCTCAATGCGAATTGCCGTGGCGGACCACGTAGCAACCGTCCTGCATACCCGAAAAAATCTCATTCACCTGCGGATGCGATACCGGATCGCCGGATTCGTCAAACAGCAGGTTCTGTTCGGAAACATAGGCAATATAGGTCGTGTCCGAATTTTCCGCGAGAAGATGATAGAAGGGCTGGTCTTTCGACGGCCTGTTTTTCTCCGGAATCGAATCCCACCATTCGTCCGTATTGGCAAATACGGGATCGACGTCAAATATGACGCCGCGGAACGAATGCACGCGATGGCGAACGATATGCCCAATACCGAATTTTGCGGTTCTTATGGTCAATTCGTGTAGTCCTGCAACGGATTGTGGGACCTGATTATACAACATTCTTGGGCTGTCAGGCCATATCCAACGGAATTCGAAGGTGAAAAACATGTGTGGCGTCATGACGCGGCGCCTGCACGCCGGTCAGCGGCCGGTAAATGCTGGTTTCCGTTTTCCGACAAAGGCGGCGATGCCTTCGCGGCCGTCATCGCTCCGCGCCATCTCCGCAATGGCGCGCGATTCGAGTTCCATCTGTGTTTCCAGCGGGTTGGTAAAACTTTCCACCAGCATTTTCTTCACCATGCCCAGCGCCTGTGTGGCGCCGCCTGCCAGGTACTCCACCAGGGACTCCGCTTCCTTCATCAGCGCGCCGTCGTCGACGACCCGGTTGACAAGGCCCCATTCCAGGGCTTCCCCGGCGCTGAGCATGCGGTTCGTCAGCATCAGTTCCTGGGTCCGCCGAAGGCCGATAAGCCGCGGCAGAAACCACGTCGAACCGCCGTCCGGGGAAAGTCCCGCCGCCGTGTAGGCCATCGTGAATCGCGCGCCGCGCGCCGCCAGCACCAGATCGCCGGATGCGGCGAGGCTCATCCCGGCGCCGGCCGCCATGCCGTTCACCGCGATGACCAGCGGTGCGTCCATGCGGGTGAAACGGGATATCGCCGCATGGAAGCAGGTCGTGATTTCCTTCAGCCTGGCGCCCGTTTCCGTGCCGAACCGGCTGAAGGTTTTCAGGTCGCCGCCGGCGCTGAACATTTTTCCGGCGCCGGTCAGCAGCACCGCGCGAATGGCAGGATCCTCGTCACACCGGATCGCCGCCAGCATCAGGTCCCGGGCCATGTCGTCGTTGAGGCTGTTGGCCGCATCGGGCCGGTTCAGCGTAATCCGCGCAACCTGCCCGGATATTTCGAACAACAGGGTATCGTAGGACATGGCCGGCGGCTTTCCAGTGGCGTCCGGGTCTTATTCGGCGTCGATTTCAGCGAAAACCTGCTTGGCGACGCTGGTTGCGTCGATTGCCGCCGGGGCGCCGCAATAGGGCAGGACATGCAGGAAGATTTCCTTGATTTCGTCGCGCGTCAGGCCGTTGTTCAGGGCGCCGCGGACATGCACGGCAATTTCATGCGGCCGGTTCAGCGCCGCCAGCATGGCAAGGGTCATGAAACTGCGGGTCCGCCGGTCGATACCGGGGCGCGTCCATATCTGCCCCCAGGCGAATTCCGTGGTCACCTCCATCATGGCGCGGCTGAAATCCGCCGGATCCTTCATTGTGGAATCGACGCGTTTGCTGCCCAGGACCTCGCGGCGGACCTGTTCGCCTTTCTTGTATGCTTCGCTCGTCATGTGGATGTTCCTTTCACTCCTGGATGGTTGGGTTCAGCTTATCCGGCGCCATGGTCCCGGCCCCAGCGCAGCATGGCCTCCAGAAACTGTTTGAGCACGGGACGAATGCCGTTGGCCAGATCTTCGCGAAACCTGTATGGCGGCTGCTCTTCCATATAGGTGATCTGCGACAGTTCCAACTGCATCGCGTGGATACCGTTCGACGGGTCGCCGTAATGGCGGGTAATATGGCCGCCCTTGAAGCGGCCGTTCAGGATGGCGCTGTAGCCGACGGCCCGTTCCGCGATCGCGACAAGCTCGGCTGCCAGGGCGCCGGCGCAGGCTGTTCCGTTGCCCGACCCCAGGTTGATGTCGGGAAGCCGGCCCTCGAAAAAGCGCGGCTCTACCGAGCGGATTGAATGCGCATCCCACAGCAGGGCATAGCCATGGGCATCGCGGATCTCCGCAAGGGTGTCGGAAAGCCTGTCATGATAGGGCTGCCAATAGGCATCGCGCCGCGCTGCGGTTTCCGCCTTGTCCGGCGCTGCCCCGGGCCGGTAAATCGGCGATTTGTCGAACTGCAGCAGCGGGCAGAGCTCCGTGACGTCCTGTCCCGGATACAGGGAACTGCCATCCGGCGGTCGGTTCAGGTCGACGACATAGCGCGAATGCGTTGCGACAATGAAGGATGCGTCGAGGTCATGTGCGAAATTGTACAGGCGATCGACATGCCAGTCGGCGTCGGGCGACGTCACCGCGGACGCCGTCATGCGGGCCGCCAAAGTTTCGGGAATATGGGTGCCGGCATGCGGAACGCTGATCAGCAGGGGCGAACGACCCTTCGACGTTTCATAAAGTTTCATGCTGAATTGCTGCCATTCACAATACTGACGCCTGCTGCGACAGGTGCAGCATATCGGCAAATTTCCCGCGATGCACGATACGGCGATGAATTGCGGCGCATGTAATTTTCCCGCGAGACAAAATCATGGCGGAATGACCAGTTTTCCCTTGCAAACGAGCCAGCTTGACGGCATATAGCGCGGCTCTTGCGACGCCGGTTTCGCCATTGAGTAGGGAATGCGCCCGATGACCGAAAACCTCACCGCCGAGTACCCTCTGGTATCGATGGATTCCGTCGATACGAACCCGGAGACGGCACCGAGCTTTACACCCAATACCGATCATTTCGTGGAAGAGGATGGTGTCCGATTCGCAGGAAAGCATCTGATTATCGACCTGTTCGGTGCAAAGCGGCTGGACGATATCAAATTCATCGACGCGACGTTGCGGGATTGTATCAAGGTGTCGGGCGCCACCCTGCTGCATCTGCATTTGCATCATTTCACGGAAAACAGCGGCGTATCCGGCGTGGCCGTTCTGGCGGAATCCCATATCAGTATCCATAGCTGGCCGGAATACGGCTATGCGGCAATGGATGTGTTCATGTGCGGCGAAACGGAGCCGCATCTGGCTGTTGAAGTCCTGCGGCGCGCCTTCAAGCCGGAACGTATTGAAGTGGGGGAACATCGCCGGGGCAGGTTGTGAGCGATGACTGGTTCGAGGAAACGCTCTACCCCGGCGTACATTCCCGGCTCCGTATAGACAGGCTGCTGTATCAGGGCGATAGCGAACACCAGCGCCTCGAACTGTTCGAAAATGATCGCTTCGGCCGGGTCTTGACGCTGAACGGCGTCGTCCAGACCACCGAAGCGGACGAATTTATCTATCATGAAATGCTGACCCATGTGCCGGTGCTGGCGCACGGGCAGGCGCGCGAGGTCATGGTCATCGGCGGCGGCGACGGCGGCATGATCGAGGAGGTCCTGAAGCATCGCACCGTCAGCCGCGTCACCCTGGTGGAAATCGATGCCGGGGTTATCGAGTTTTCTAAAAAATACCTCGGCGCGATCTGCGGCGATGCGTTTGACGATCCGCGCACCAGTATCGTCATCGCCGACGGGCTGTTTCACGCTGAAACGACCCATGACCGCTATGACGTCATCATCGTCGATTCGACGGATCCCATCGGGCCGGGCGAGGCGCTTTTTTCCGATCGTTTTTACCGGGCCTGCCGGCGGTGTCTTGCGCCGGGCGGGGTGATGGTGACGCAGAACGGCGTACCCTTCATGCAGCCGGGAGAACTGGCGAAATCCGTGGCGGCGATGCGCGCCCTGTTCGCGGATGCCGGCTGCTATCTGGCGGCGGTTCCGACTTATATGGGCGGCAGCATGGCGTTCGGCTGGGCGACGGATGACACAGCGCTGCGCACCACCGGCCTGCCGCTACTGGAATCGCGTTTCGAGGATGCCAGTATCGAAACACGCTATTATTGCCCTTCGGTTCATCAGGCGGCATTCGCCCTGCCGCGATATGTTCAGGATCTGATCGGCTGACATTACACCGGATGCATGTTTTCCATGCCGGTCGTGTTATGTAGAGACGATACCGGTACCGGGCGACAAAACGCAGACGTTCCTCCATCGCCGAAGTCTCTCTCCACGGCATCACACGTCCAGCCAAAAGCCAGAAGTGTTACCCATGCACTGAATAAACCAATATGGAACAGGGATGGTTCCGGACGCGCGTCCGCGCCGGTTATGCTACGGGTGCGGGGCCATCGCCGAGGACACTGCGTAATCCGGCAACGAATTCGGCCTTTTGGAACGGCTTTTCAAGAATCGTTGCGCCATTGTGCAAACCGCTGCGCTGCGCCGCGGCGGCCCGCGGGTAGCCGGACATGTATACGATTCTGATGTCCGGCTGGCGCCGGGCGGCCTCGGCGGCGAATTCCGGGCCGCTCATGCCGCCGGGCAGGACCACGTCGACCAGGACGATATCGACAGGCGCCGCCTGCGCGATTTTTTCGAGACCGGACACACCGTCATGCGCCGTCAGGACCCGGTAGCCCAGGTCGCGAAGCAACCGGGCGACGACATCCCTGTAGTTCAGGTCATCCTCGACGACCAGCACCGTTCCGCTTCCGATCTGCGGTCCTTCGCCCCGATCTTTCTCGACGGGTGCGTCCAGGCGGGTCGCGCGCGGCAGGTACAGTCTTACCGTCGTCCCCTGATCGGCCGCGCTGACGATCGCCGCATGGCCACCGGACTGGTTGGCGAAGCCGAACACCATGGAAAGTCCCAGTCCGCTGCCCTGGCCGACCGGCTTGGTCGTGAAAAACGGCTCGAAGGCGTGTTCCAGGACATCCGGCGCCATGCCGGTTCCGGTATCGGTTATTGTCATGACGACGTATTCGCCGGGGCGAAGATCCGCCGGCGCCGCCGTACCGGCGCCGTCATGCCGCAGGTTGGATGTCTCGACGGTCAGCTTCCCCCCCGCCGGCATGGCGTCGCGGGCATTGATGGCGAGGTTGAGCAGCGCGCTTTCCAGGTGATGGGGGTCCACATAGGTCAGCCACAGTCCGTCATCCGGTTTCGCCTCGATCTCCACGGCGTTCCCGAGCGTGCGGTCCAGCATGCCCAGCATCGCCGAGACGCCGTCGTTCAGGTTCAATACCTCGGGCATCAGCGCCTGCTTACTCGAAAAGGAAAGCAACTGACGGTTCAGCGCCGCGCCGCTGAGCGCCGCCCGCACCGCGGGTTCGATCAGCCCGTGGAGGTCGGAATCCTCCGCCAGCGCTTCCGACAGGTGATCGAGATTTCCGATGATGATACCCAGGATATTGTTGAAGTCATGCGCAATACCGCCGGTCAGTTGCCCGACGGATTCCATCTTCTGGGCCTGGCGCAGCGAGGTTTCAAGTTCCCGGTGCGCCGTGATGTCGATGCCGATCGTTGCGACGCCAAAGAGCTTTCCGTCCCTGTCCATGGCCGGAAACTTGCTGACCGACCATATCTGGCGGGCGCCGTCATGGCGCTGCGCATCGCGTTCATAGGTTATGGCCCGGCGCTGTTGAATGACTTCGTTGTCATGGGCCCTGATCTTGTCCGCATCGCGCAGGTTTTCGACTTCCGATCCGGTCTTCCCGACGATCTGCGCGCCGTCGGTATTTAGCCATCTGGCATAGGCGTCATTGATGACGAGATAGCGTCCCTCGGTGTCCTTGACGGAGATGCACCAGGGCGAATTTTCGACAATCGCCCGCAGATATGCCTCGCTGTCGCGCAGCGCCTTCTCGTCTGTCCATCGTCCGGGAGCAATCGCCAGGATATCGTCCGGGCTGGCGCACGGGCCGCAGTACGCCGCTTTCCCCGCGGACGGCATTGCCGAACTCTCCAGCGCCGTTACTCGCAGTTTCTGTTCTTCCGCGACGTCGTTCGCCATGGGCTGGACTTTCCGTCAGGTGATCCAAACGCGTCAGAGTGGCGCCGATGCTCTTCAGCATGGATGCAGGCGCGGCAGATTATCAACTTTTAGTGCTAAAATATGGTTAACACTCGCGGCATGGCGAAAGATTCCGCAAATCCGGCAAATGTTTTGCAGTCATGACGGATGCCCGTTATAGGCGAGCGACGGTAGCGGCGGGGTTGCGTCCCTCCCGTCGCCGGAAAGAAGGACGGCGCATGACCGGCCGCTAAACCGTTTCCACCGTATCCTTCGTTTTGGCCGCGCCCGCGCCGGCGGCCTTGCGCAGGGCGTTCATTTCGTTCTGGATAATGCGCTGCAGCATCCGGCCGTCAGACGAATGAAGCACGAAACGCGCGCCCAGTTCGATCGCCTTGCTGGACGTTTCGATCGTCTGCTGGTGGACCATGACCGGGATCGTGCGCGCCTCGCAGCGTTTGATGATATCCGCGACCACGTTGAGGTATTTTTTGTTCGAATAGTCGTCCGGCACCCCGAGCGAGGTGGACATGTCGTTCGGTCCGATGAACACGCCGTCGATGCCGCCGACATCGAGGATCGCATCGAGGTTCCGGTAGGCCGGTTCGGATTCGATGCCGATGATGACGAAGGATTCCTTGCGCCGGTTGGTCAGGTACTTTTTCGTCTCCGGGCTGGGCAGGACGCCTTCCTCCACCGCGCGGCGCAGGTATTCGCCTTTCAGCGGATGCCATTTCGCCGTGGCGACGACCGCCTGCACTTCTTCCACCGTTTCGCAATAGGGCACCAGCACGCCGGCGGCGCCCGCGTCCAGCGCCATGGCGACCCATTCCGATTTCGGGATCGGCACGCGGACAACCGGCGTGATATCCGCGCGGCGCAGCATCCCGCAGAGCTGCTGGATTTCGGCGCGGTCGCGCGAACCATGCTCGGAATCGATAATCGCGTAATCAAGCGTGCTGCCGGCCAGCACGGATTCGAACCGTGTCGACGCCATCTGGGACAGCATGCAGCCGAACACGCGGCCGCCTGATTTCAGGGTACGTCTGAGCTTCGTCGCGTTCATGGGGTCACCTCGTGTTGTCAAATGCGTTGGAAGGCAGGCCTGCGCCGGTCGTGCCGGATCGTTGCGTATCGAATTTTTCCTGCATGACGTTGCGGCGAAAATCGGGCCGAACCGGCTTCAACATTCGCGACCCGTTGCGTGTGTAAAACAAAAGCGCCGCGATTGTAGCGTAACGGCCCGCTGTAGCAAAAGCGGAAGCCGCGACACTGTCGCCTCCGGTAAAACGTCAAGAAAACTGTCATCTGCCTGTCACGAAAGAGTCACCGTCCGCGACAA from Alphaproteobacteria bacterium encodes the following:
- the hutG gene encoding N-formylglutamate deformylase; translated protein: MKLYETSKGRSPLLISVPHAGTHIPETLAARMTASAVTSPDADWHVDRLYNFAHDLDASFIVATHSRYVVDLNRPPDGSSLYPGQDVTELCPLLQFDKSPIYRPGAAPDKAETAARRDAYWQPYHDRLSDTLAEIRDAHGYALLWDAHSIRSVEPRFFEGRLPDINLGSGNGTACAGALAAELVAIAERAVGYSAILNGRFKGGHITRHYGDPSNGIHAMQLELSQITYMEEQPPYRFREDLANGIRPVLKQFLEAMLRWGRDHGAG
- the speD gene encoding adenosylmethionine decarboxylase; this encodes MDSVDTNPETAPSFTPNTDHFVEEDGVRFAGKHLIIDLFGAKRLDDIKFIDATLRDCIKVSGATLLHLHLHHFTENSGVSGVAVLAESHISIHSWPEYGYAAMDVFMCGETEPHLAVEVLRRAFKPERIEVGEHRRGRL
- the hspQ gene encoding heat shock protein HspQ; this translates as MTIRTAKFGIGHIVRHRVHSFRGVIFDVDPVFANTDEWWDSIPEKNRPSKDQPFYHLLAENSDTTYIAYVSEQNLLFDESGDPVSHPQVNEIFSGMQDGCYVVRHGNSH
- a CDS encoding tartrate dehydrogenase; amino-acid sequence: MRQYKIASIPGDGIGPEVIGAGLEVLNVLQERAGDFRIDVTHFDWGADRYRRTGAMMPEDGLDRIRNFDAIYFGSAGDPDVPDHITLWGLRLAICQGFDQYANVRPARVLPGVTCPLSGYGPGDFDWVIVRENSEGEYAGVGGRAHRGHAAEVGMDVAVFTRTGVARIMRFAFELARTRPRKLLTVVTKSNAQRHGMVMWDDIFAEVKTEYPDVTTDKMLVDAMTTRMVLNPKSIDVVVASNLHADVLSDLAAALSGSLGIAPTANLNPERKFPSMFEPIHGSAFDIMGKGVADPIGSFWSAVMLLEHIGEPAAAKRLMRAIERVTAAGEVMPADLGGTATTADVTAAVCDAIRIENQ
- the speE gene encoding polyamine aminopropyltransferase, with product MSDDWFEETLYPGVHSRLRIDRLLYQGDSEHQRLELFENDRFGRVLTLNGVVQTTEADEFIYHEMLTHVPVLAHGQAREVMVIGGGDGGMIEEVLKHRTVSRVTLVEIDAGVIEFSKKYLGAICGDAFDDPRTSIVIADGLFHAETTHDRYDVIIVDSTDPIGPGEALFSDRFYRACRRCLAPGGVMVTQNGVPFMQPGELAKSVAAMRALFADAGCYLAAVPTYMGGSMAFGWATDDTALRTTGLPLLESRFEDASIETRYYCPSVHQAAFALPRYVQDLIG
- a CDS encoding carboxymuconolactone decarboxylase family protein, which translates into the protein MTSEAYKKGEQVRREVLGSKRVDSTMKDPADFSRAMMEVTTEFAWGQIWTRPGIDRRTRSFMTLAMLAALNRPHEIAVHVRGALNNGLTRDEIKEIFLHVLPYCGAPAAIDATSVAKQVFAEIDAE
- a CDS encoding enoyl-CoA hydratase-related protein, with the protein product MSYDTLLFEISGQVARITLNRPDAANSLNDDMARDLMLAAIRCDEDPAIRAVLLTGAGKMFSAGGDLKTFSRFGTETGARLKEITTCFHAAISRFTRMDAPLVIAVNGMAAGAGMSLAASGDLVLAARGARFTMAYTAAGLSPDGGSTWFLPRLIGLRRTQELMLTNRMLSAGEALEWGLVNRVVDDGALMKEAESLVEYLAGGATQALGMVKKMLVESFTNPLETQMELESRAIAEMARSDDGREGIAAFVGKRKPAFTGR